The Phycisphaerae bacterium genomic interval CTGGATATTCCGCTGAAGGAGGAGAGCAATGGCTGAGAGAAAACCATCGGCGCTGCTGCAACGCATGGAAGGTGTGACGGTGGCCCTGGCGACGCCGCTGACAAAGACCGGCCGGCTGGACGGGCCTGCCTTGAAGCGTCTGATCGAGCGGACCATCGCCAACGGGGCGTGCTGTCTGTTTCCGCTTGGCTGGTGCGGCGAGCAGCCGATGCTGCCCGACGAGGTCCGCGAACAGGTGCTGCGTGAGACGTGCCGCATTGCCGACGGGCGACTGCCGGTTATGGCCGGCGTCAGCGAGCAGAGTCTGCCGAGGGCGCTGCGTTGGGCGAA includes:
- a CDS encoding dihydrodipicolinate synthase family protein, with the protein product MAERKPSALLQRMEGVTVALATPLTKTGRLDGPALKRLIERTIANGACCLFPLGWCGEQPMLPDEVREQVLRETCRIADGRLPVMAGVSEQSLPRALRWAKAAREAGADLILATPPYSYPMPQEWLVKYFTDLASQSRMPLVVYQNDEVGVRLEPRTIAKLPNVPGVIGIKAYMPFV